The following proteins come from a genomic window of Fusibacter sp. A1:
- a CDS encoding permease yields MMNLIKTYKAFIVFAFINLLLFVFSRDIGITAARNTVDNFGEMLKVLPPIFLLIGLFDVWVPRETLIRYMGEGSGIKGMLLAFFMGSFTAGPLYAAFPVATILMKKGSKFSNVLIFIGAWSSTKLPLILFETSNLGLKFTLTRFMMNLVGITLMAFAIEWLTGKEEKERVYESANAA; encoded by the coding sequence ATGATGAACCTGATTAAGACCTATAAGGCATTTATCGTATTTGCCTTCATCAATCTTCTGCTGTTTGTCTTCAGTCGAGACATAGGCATCACAGCCGCTAGAAATACGGTAGACAATTTCGGCGAAATGTTGAAGGTGCTGCCACCTATCTTTCTACTCATCGGCCTTTTCGATGTATGGGTACCGCGTGAGACACTTATCAGATACATGGGTGAAGGATCTGGAATAAAAGGAATGTTGCTGGCTTTCTTTATGGGGTCCTTTACGGCAGGTCCTTTATATGCGGCTTTTCCTGTCGCTACTATTTTAATGAAAAAGGGAAGCAAATTTTCAAACGTGCTGATCTTTATCGGAGCATGGTCTTCGACAAAACTTCCCCTCATCCTTTTTGAAACATCCAATCTAGGACTCAAGTTCACACTGACACGATTTATGATGAACCTTGTCGGTATCACGCTCATGGCCTTTGCGATCGAATGGTTGACTGGAAAAGAAGAAAAAGAGAGAGTTTACGAATCGGCAAATGCCGCATAA